The Propionispora hippei DSM 15287 genome includes the window GGCACCGTAGACTGGCCTATTTATTTTTCCCTGCTGACCCAAATGATAAGCGGTATGTCTATCCTGATGTTTGGCTTTGTGGCAAGCTGGCTCTTCGGCCGGGAATATTCCGATCGAACCATCAAAGATTTACTGGCTCTTCCAGTTTCCCGTTTCGCCATAGTAACAGCCAAATTCATTGTAGCGGCTTTATGGGGCCTGCTGCTTTTCAGTATTGCCTTTTTCCTGGCCTTGTTGATCGGTAATGCAATCCAGCTTGACGGTTGGTCTACAGGCTATATGCTGCAGGCTTTATCCATTTTGAGCGGCACTGCTATACTTGTTCTTTTGGTAAGCACGCCCGTTGCCTTCTGGCAAGTTACACGCGAGGATATTGGGCTCCCATTGCCTTCGTTTTCTTATCTATGGTGCTGATTGACTTTGTCACAGCAATGGGTTATATCAAATATTATCCGTGGGGCATACCAATATTTTATGCCGTCCAAGGATTAGCTGGCGAGCATTTGTCTGTGCTCAGCCTGATGATTAACAGCTTCACAGGATTTTTAGGACTGTTGGCCACCTTTGCCTGGTGGCGCTTTGCCGACCAAACATGATCTGCATGCAAGCTGTAACTTTAACAATTCTAGTATCGGCTTCGTTTACATTTTGTTTAAAAAATAATGCTATGATGGCCATAATAAAAATAAGTCTCTCATT containing:
- a CDS encoding ABC transporter permease; this encodes MKHLRENTRKATRDKISNMLTVMQVEGLKMFRSNIFGITIMAAILLPLLLGLYTFILKNPEIALNMGLLARGGQLKGTVDWPIYFSLLTQMISGMSILMFGFVASWLFGREYSDRTIKDLLALPVSRFAIVTAKFIVAALWGLLLFSIAFFLALLIGNAIQLDGWSTGYMLQALSILSGTAILVLLVSTPVAFWQVTREDIGLPLPSFSYLWC